The Chryseobacterium sp. G0186 genome includes the window TTGTTAAAGTTGCATATCCTCTACCTGCATCGTGATATCCTAAAGAAGTTCCTCCACTTTTACGGGAATAAAAAATATTGATTGTTCCTGTAGCATTAGGAATCGCAAAATCTCCGCTTCCTCCGGCAAGGGATCTGGTGGCCACAACAGTTCTTGTACTTCCAGTCACGGTATTGGATGTTTCTGTCCAATCCTGTGATGGATCTGCGGTTGGAGGTGTGGGTACTCCACTAAATGAATAGTCTCTGTTGGTGCTGGAGTTATATATAAATCCATCTGCGCCGGCTCCCATGCCTGTACTTCCAAATCCAATTCCTAACATAGAATTGCTGTCTCCAGTCACTGTAAGGGTTACTCCTGTTGGAGTGGTGTCTAATTTTACCGTCATGGCAGTGGTTGGTAAATTTACCGTACCTGACGAAAACTGTGCCCAAGTAAAGTTTGCAAGGGCTAAACTGATTGCTAGTAAAGTTTTTTTCATATCAATTTTTTAAGAGATTAATAATTTCCTTATTATTAGTTTTCAATGCATATTCAAAGGGGGTCATTCCCATTGAATCTTTTTTTGATCGATCTGCTTTATATTGAAGCAGTAGCTGTATAAGTTCCATATTTCCAAATTTCACAGCCCAGAATAAAGGGGTATACCCAGTATCATCTGCAATGTTTGGATCTGCATTTCTTTTTAATAAATTTTCAACCAGCTCTTTATTATACTTTACAGCAAGCCCGGCCAAAGCGGTTCCTTCTTTGCTTTTATAATTGACATCTTTCACATGATCAATCAGGTATTTTGCAACGTCTACATTTCCTCTGTAGCAGGCTAAAATAAGGGGTGAAAAACCGGCTTCATTGGTTTGGTTAATAATATCCGGGTTCTGCTTCATTAAATCCTTGACTTCAGCTACCGTTCCGCTTCTGGCAATATCAAATATTGATGTTACTTTTTCCTGGGCATAGAGTAAGGATCCCAGAAATAGGCTTACTAAAACAATTAAATTTTTCATTGTTTTACCAAAGCATAGTTATATTCAACATTTACAGTTTCAGCAATTTTCTTGGTAACCATTTTAGGAATTGTCACCTTGTAATCGGCAGGTTTAACCGTAAAACTTCCCTGCACATAAATTTTACCGTCTTTACTATATATTGTAGCAGTGGATGCAACAGCCTTATCTACTCCATGAAAATTCAGGGTTCCCTGAACGGTATATTT containing:
- a CDS encoding ankyrin repeat domain-containing protein, translated to MKNLIVLVSLFLGSLLYAQEKVTSIFDIARSGTVAEVKDLMKQNPDIINQTNEAGFSPLILACYRGNVDVAKYLIDHVKDVNYKSKEGTALAGLAVKYNKELVENLLKRNADPNIADDTGYTPLFWAVKFGNMELIQLLLQYKADRSKKDSMGMTPFEYALKTNNKEIINLLKN
- a CDS encoding T9SS type A sorting domain-containing protein, whose translation is MKKTLLAISLALANFTWAQFSSGTVNLPTTAMTVKLDTTPTGVTLTVTGDSNSMLGIGFGSTGMGAGADGFIYNSSTNRDYSFSGVPTPPTADPSQDWTETSNTVTGSTRTVVATRSLAGGSGDFAIPNATGTINIFYSRKSGGTSLGYHDAGRGYATLTMAASNLSTSEAIASENKKAMLYPNPAKETVHFKNFDRIKSIDIYEATGRKVKSVVLNKDTMSVDDLKSGSYYLEIRLKDGSSSYEKLIKE